The genomic stretch CTCCGGCAGGATGTATCCGCAGTAGACCAGGTACAGCAGGAGAACCGAGAAAAGTGCGAGCGATGTTTCCAGGAACTCCATTGCTATACCAAAGAGAAGGAACATCCCGACTGCTATCGCTATCAGCCGGGCTGCAACAGTAAGATTGTTTCCACCCTTTCCGGCCATACGGCCCCTCACAAAGAGTAAAAAAGCCCGGCGGCCGGATTAATCTTCTGAAACATATCCCGCGGCAGAACGGGGAGGCGCGCCCGGGTTCCGACCCGGGCAAGGTCTCCATCCTCGCGCCCGACCGAAACATTTAGGATATATTAAATAGGGTCACGGCGATGACATGATATTTACCTTTCAGAAATATCCCGGATTCTACCGCACCATGGAATCTGAAGGATACTAATTGGATAATCCCGGAACAGGCGAGTTTCCAGGAGTGTCGGTTAATAATGGCAGACGGCGACAAGGTGAACGATATTTTTGGCAGGGCCGGGGAGATTGCATCCGGCGCTGCTGATAAGGCAACCGTGATGATCGACTCTGCAGCGGCCAGGGTCTCAGCGGGTGTCACGGAGATGCGCGAGGAGTCCAGAGCATCTCCCCGTATAGACGACGGCAACTATGCACGGGACGGCGACGCTCACGCAGCTGCGGAGGCGGGCGAGCACGTCCTCTCCGGTGAACTCTCCGTCTCCGACACGGCAGACGATGCAGCGGCGGAGATTGCGGTCAACCATTCTGCAGGCGGGGTCGTGAAAGGATGCGTGCAGAAGAGGATCGACGGCTTCAAGAGCGGTCTAACGAATAAGAAACTCCTGATCACCGCGGGAGTCATGGCCCTGGTCTGGTTTGCCCTGACCATCCTCCCGGCCCTGGGATTCAACCCGGCGGCGGTCCAGTCCCTCTCCTTCCTGACCTTCGCGCGGGGCGGGCTCTCCGGCGGGGTGCCCGGGTTCATCGGCGGCCTCATCGGGAAGGGCCTGATCGCCTACTTCGTGACGCTACTCATCGTCGGCGGGATCTCCGGCGAGAGCATCGTCGCAAGCATCCGGTCTTTTGCCGCACAGTTCTCCGGGAAACGGTGGGATATCACATCGATCGCCCCTCTTCTCATCGGCGGCGGCGCGGCCCTCTTCGTCTACAATTTCCTTGCGGGAACATCGTCGATCATGAACTGCATGGTGGGGATCGTGGCGTTCCTCATCGCGGCCCGTGCTCTGGCGAACCGGGCGGGCTGCGTGCGGCAGGTCGTTGCCGCAGCCTTTGCAAAAGAGGGCAGGGTCGACTCCGGGCTGGTCACGAAGGTGATGATGGGGTGGGCAGGAGGGTTTGCTCTCGGGGTCGTCCTCTCCGTCTTCGGGGGGTACACCTGTTACATCGCCGGGTTCAGCCTCCTCGTGGCCGGCGTCGTCCTCATGGTCACCGTTCAGAAGCAGGCAGGGGGTGTCCCGGCATGAGGCCGATGGCGAGACTGCTGCTTGTCCTCCTTGCAGCCTCACTCCTCTCCGGAACCGCGGCTGCAAGCTACTCGCTCACCGATACCAACAGTTACGACTACAAACTGGCGAGCAAGTACATCCACAGCATGGAAGACGAGGGGTTCGTCGTCGAGATGCCGGTCGGCGTCTACAAGAAAGGGACGGACGAACTCCTTGCGACCGAGAACACGCTGCTGATCATCGGCAACCTCGGGAAGGTAGATCCCGAGGCGGAACGGCTTGTCCTGACCGAGATTCCGACAGATGTCTACAGTTACACCTACCAGGGCGACGCAGGCGGCGGCGAGATCAGGCAGATTACGGGAAAAGTCACCGCCGGTCGCTACATATTCACCGAGTTCGGCCTCACCACGAAGTACAAGACGGTGGGCGAGTATGCCGGCTACTTACAGACCGTTCTCGAAGAATCGGTCAAGAGTTCCAGTGCTGAGATCGAGTACGTGGATACGACCATAAACGGACACCGCGTCGTCGGCGTGCGCGAGTTGACGGACGATCTCAACTGGGCGGCCGGCGGCAACGTCGCGGACAACCACCTGGAGAACACGTTCACCTACTACGTGATCCGTGAGGACTTCTACCCGGCGGGCTCAGGGCTTACCTACATCAGGATACGCGGTCATGTCGGTCTCGAGCATGACAATGGCAGGAGTTTGACGTATGATCCGTATCCCTCGGAGAGCCAGGTGGGTACGGCACGCTCCGAGATGAGGAAGGCGTACGAGGATGCGAACAAGGTCGTGGACTCGATTATCGCCGATGCGGCGAATGCAAAGGGAACGCTCATCGTCGGGAACTACGATGAGGTCTTCGGCGGCTACGGCGGCGGCATCTTCTCCATCGATACCCCGGGCGGGGGCGCCGGTGAGAGCGATTACGGCATACCGCTTGCGGTTATAACCGGGATCGGTGCCGCGGGAGCCGCGGTTGCGGGCGCTGCAGCGGCGGCCGGTGGCGGCAAAGGCGGCAGCGAGACGGAGCGCACCAGCACCTACCGGATGCGGATCCGCAAGGACTTTGAGGATTACATCGTCTGCGGGAAGAGTCCCGAGACTATATACGCCCAGATGATCGAGATCACCGCGGAAGGCGAGACGATTGAGCGGGACGACCTCACCGCGACGCTCTCGATAACCTCCGGCGGCGGCCTCCGGGTCGAGGATCCGACGTTCACCGGCGGCTACATGGGAGCGTTCGTATCTGCGGACGAGAACGAACTCGCGGAGGAAGGCATCGTCAGGGTGGCCTACTCTGGAAAGGGCGGGTCGTTCACGAACAACATCCACTTCCGGATCATCGGCGAGCCGAGAGTCACGTTCCCCGAGCAGGGGAAGGCCATGGACCTGCGGCTGAACGTCCTCTACGGCGACGGCAAGACCTACGACGTCGAGGTCGAACTCGTCGACTTCATCGAGCCGCCGAAGGAGGTCACGATCACCCAACTCGACGAGGCGCCGTTCACGAGCTCGTTAGAGAAGATCGACGAGACGCACTACGTCGCAAAGATCGTCAACACGAGCGCGCTCCCGGAGAAGGGAGCCCCGGTGACGAGATACGGCGCCCGGGTCATCGCCACCTGCGAGGATGACGTGGTCGTCGAGGAGGCGTTCACGGTGATCTTCTACCCCGAGGGCATCAGCGTCACCGACGTCGTCTACGACGACGAGGGGCACGCCCGGTTTGCGGCCTACGACGATCTCGACACGGAAGAGGACGATGTTGCAGCGACCGGCTTTGTCGTGAACCTCGCCGTCAGGGTGACCGAGAACGGAAAGGAAGTTGTGAAACTCCTGGACGGGACGGAGTACACGCCCGAGTTCGGCGAGCTCAAGGGAACCGACCAGAGGACGGAGGTCCTTGCCTCGAGGTTCAAGTACACCATCGAGAAGAAGCCGGACAACACCAACAAGGCCTACAAGTTCACCCCCGCCCAGCAGATCGGCGAGGACGAGCAGAACCCCTACTACCTGAAGCTCCCGATCACCTGCGAGTACGGCGACGAGACCTACGAACTCGATCTCCCCGTCCGCCTCATCGGCGACAAACTCGGGGTGCGCAAGGACCGCGAAACCGAACTCGCCCTCTTAAAGAAGAGGATCCAGAAGTTCGGCATCAACCCCGACACCGCCCGGTTCCTGCGGGAGAACGTGCAGAACTTCACTGCCGCCGAGCTCCGCCTGATGAGCAAGAAGATCGTCTACGACTCGATCGTCTACTACACCCAGGAGTCGGCGGACTTCATGGAGACCGCCGAGACCATGGACGACTGGATAACCTTCCTCTCCGTCGTGAAGTGGTTCGGCGACCAGGCGTTCTCCTACCTTATGACCATTTACACGGGGCCTGCGGGAGAGGCGATCCTCACCCCCACAAAGGAGCTTACGGTCGAACTGATCGGCGAGCTCTCGGCCGACCTCTTCATGGGCAACGGGGTGAACTGGGACGAGATCAAGGTCGGTGTGCACATCTCCGAGATGATCGAGAACTACACCAAGTCGTGCTTCGAGGATATCGGCAAAGCGAACCCGAAGAAACTCGCCCAGGTGATCGCGGGGCTCTGCGTCTTCAACCTGGTGCGCCACTACACCTTCGATCTCGACGAGAACGGGAAACGCAGCCTGTACAACGCAATCATCTCGTCGTTCTCCGACATATCTCTCGAGTTCTTCTCGAACAAGTTCGGCGATTTCCTCAAGGGCAAGGTCAACGACCCGAAATCGGGCCTCTCCAAGCTCCTGAACTCGTCGGCGGCTAAAATGCTCGAGGATATGATGCCCGAGGGCAAACTCGCGGTTCCGGGCGTGAACACCCTCACGGAAGACGTAGCGGTAGGCCCCATCCTCCAGAAGTACGTCGAGGGGCTGTTCGGCTTCGGTGCGTCCTACGTGACGGAGGAGTTTGGAAAGGCGGCCGCCGAGACCCTCTATGTGAAGGTGACGGTGGATGTCCCCGGTTCGGAGCGGGAGCTCGACTGGTATGTCGTCATAGACCCGATTAAAGCGGCCGACAAACTCCTGGATTACATCTTCACGTCGCTCTACGAGAAGTTCCCGTTCCCGACCGCGGAGCCCGGAGAAGCCTCCGAAATGCGCGACCCGCTCTACATGGATCCGAAGACCAACCAGCGGATCGGATAATCTTCTTTTTTTGAGTGGTTGCCCGGTCCCCGGCGGATCCGGCTGCGCGGCAGTATATTGGCCGGATGTTTGAGAAGATCCGGAATCTTCGATTTTGAGATGCTGGCGGCGAGTTGGTGAAAAAGATGGCATGTCGTGGAGTTGGGGCCGGTCTAATTCTTCCCCTGGTTTGCATCCTTTCCAACATTGAAATAGACGAAGATGGTGCTGATTGCGGTTATTATGTAGCCTACCAGCAAGGTGGAGATGATCGTTCCTTCCCCGAGGCCTTCCAATGTTCCGATGGAAAAATATGAGATTAGCCCCGCGGTGCAGCAGAGCGTCGTATCAAACACAATCTTTGTGGGGCCGAATCTTTTCCCGATTTTATCGGCAATCACCTTCACAACCGCATCGCCGGGGTAGACGAACGTTTTTGAGGATATCTCAAGGTATACTCCCAGGGCTAAAACGACGCAGCCGGCTAATAGCGTGACGATTCTTGCGGCATAGAAGGCGGGATCCACAAAGGAGAGCAGGTGCATCCCGAAATCGATAGAGGCGCCCAGGAGCACGCCCACGAAGATCTGCAGAACCTGTATCTTCGGAAAGTCCTTCCCCAGTATCAGAATCTCGATGAGCAGGAAGAAGACCCCCAGCAGGAATGCGAATGTTCCGAAGGAGATAGGGAATATCAGGCACAGGACGTAGGGGATGCTTGAGATCGGCGATGTCCCGAGATATGATTTCGTAATGAGGCTGATTCCAAGGCCCATGAAAAACAGCCCGGCGGTCAGGAGAGCATATTTTTTAATTAACGTCGTATCTGTCATGGTCTGAGGTACTATTAATGGGGTTTTGTCGACGATATACCCCGTAGTTATACCGGAAAAGCCGATGAGGGATGGAGTAACTCCTTTCTTCGTAGCACGGGTGCGGCCTGAACCTACCCCGGCGACTGCATCGTCCTCCCGGTGGCGAGACGGCCGGCGAAGGTATCCCCGCTCCCGGTGTGCCGGGGACGTTCCCGGCCGGGAGCGGTTCTTCAAGCCCGGAGAGGTGGTTTTCCGGGCAGGGAGCGGGGGCCTCCCGTGCGATCTTCGCTCTCTGGAGGTCGGAGACAATTGCTGGAGGCAGCACACCTCCGTCAACGAACAACTCTTCGATGGCGGCTATACGGCACTCATGGATCTTCTCGACGTACCCGGCACTAAACAGAAGCGATTTGCAGGCGTGGAACAGGAGTATGCCTTGACAATGGTCCACTTGAAATCCGATTCGAGGAGGGAGTCCGTCGCCGAATCGAGATCTCTTCTCGCTTCGGTTAACTCCTTCTCGACCATCGCCCTCCTTGCGGGCCGTTTGACCACACCTAGTTGAGGAATCGGGCTCCTTGAGCCGGCTCCCCGAAAGATCGCCCCCGACCTCAGGAGGAGCGCCAGCACGGATCGGGAAGAGGGCATTACTGTATGAGATCATCCCGGATGCTCCGGGGCAACCTCTCGCCTCGTTTATAATATCTATCAAAATGTAACAAACTGATAGATAATGATAATAAGGATCGAAGCAATAGATGAAATTTAACCATGAAACGCCCTCGCACTCCCAAATACTCTCCGGCAGATGTAAAAAGGGCCTGGGAGTATGCGGATACCAGAGATGTGATCGGCGCGGTCTTCAACTACAACAAATGGTACCTGCACTGGGAAGAGCTCAAACGGCGCGATCTTCCGGTAGACCCCCTCTACGTCTGGATACTGATGAAGACCTTCAGAGAGAGGGATATGAAATATGTCTCGTTCGACGATCTTCAGCTGAAATATAACCTTCTGGACAATTTCCTCGAAAAACTTCATTTTCTTGACAAGTCGGCAGCGGGAAGCATTTCATCCGGCCTCGATTCGCTGCCCCACGAACGGAATCAGTTCATCATCAACTCCCTGATGGAAGAGGCGATTGCATCGAGCCAGATCGAGGGAGCCGCAGTCACCAGGACAATTGCGAAAAAGATGCTCCGTGAAAAAAGGAAGCCTGCCACGAAAGACGAGAGGATGATCCTGAATAACTACATCGCGATGAAGAGGATCACTCAGATAAAAGACGAAGAACTGACCCCGGAGCTGATTCTGGAGACCCACAAGACCATCACCAGGGATACGCTCGAAGACCCGAACGATGAAGGTAGGTTCAGGGACAATAACGAGATCAGGGTTTTTGATTTCAGAGGCAATGTCCTGCACACACCTCCCGATTTCGCGTCGATCGAAGGACTCATCGGGGAACTCTGCGCCTTTGCAAACAACGACGACGGGCAGTTCATCCATCCGGTGATCAAAGGCATCATCCTGCACTTTTTGATGGGATACATCCATCCGTTCAATGACGGGAACGGTCGGACTGCACGGAGTATCTTTTACTGGTACATGCTCCGGAAGGACTACTGGCTGTTCGAATACATGGCGGTATCCAGAGCGATAAAAGATACGGAGGGGCAATATAAACTCGCATACCTCTACACCGAGAGCGACGAAAACGACCTCACGTATTTCATCCGCTACAGTCTCGCGGCAGTAAAGACCGCGGTCGACAATATCCAGAAGTACATCGAGAAGAAGCAGAAAGAGAGCAAACAGACAGTAACCATCCTCCAGAAGAACGAAGGATTGAGCCTTCGCCAGGCAGAGATCGTCAAATCCCTCATCAAACACCCGGATAAGCCGATCACGATCAAGGAGATCGTCGAGACATACCATGTGGCATATGGAACGGCGAGAAACGATCTCTTCCGCCTCGAAGAATTGGGGTACCTGGCGAAGCGGAAGTCGGGCAAGGAGTACATCTTCATATTCAGGGGTTTGAAAGAGTGAACTCCTGATGTCGTTCAGATATCTATGGTAATCGGAGTTACTCCTGCTCGGCCAGCCGAACCGCTATCCGCATCATCTCACGCCCGCGTTGCGGCAGCTCTTCGTGGCCTTCCATGTACCGGTGAAAGCGTAGCGCATCTTCTCCGGTCAGTTCCAGCCCAAGTTTCAGCGGCTTCGTCATGGTTCTAACGCCTCCTCACGGGACAGTCATAATATAGTCAATGGGTCATTCGTCTGTTTGAAAAATACCGTGCTTCACCCGCTGCCAACATGCCTGCTGTTAGTTTTCGGGCATATATGTTTTGAGTCGGCATAAAAGACACCACTTTCTCATGCATTCTGGTTATTATCTGCTTTCTGGATAATCCTATGGGCAAATTCCAAATGTTCTATACGTTCCTTGAGGAACGGATGGGTGAAACCAAAGAAATAAACGACAATGTATTCTATCCCAGATAAAACGGCCTTAATTAGATTGGGGCGACCGTCTTCGGTTCTAATGTGATTATACATCTTGAAAAGTGCATTCTCCAATCCTTGTGCGTTTCCAATGTGCATAACAGCATCTCTGTCCGCAATTATTTCGAGATTCAACTTTATCCAATTAATTACTCTCATCCCAAAGATGAACGCTATCAATGTTACAATGGTCATTAGACCATAAACAAGGGACGTTGGGTTAAGGGAAAACTGCATCCAAAAATACATCATAGGGATAAAAAACACCATAAGAACAGTCATTATTGTACTGCTATCCCGGTTATACAAATGACTGAATTCGTGAGCGATTACAGCATCTAATTCATCTTGATTAAGCGTTTCGAGCAGTTTTCGGGTAATAATTATGCGGCTACCGAATAGGGATATGGCAAAAGCGTTAAATCCACGTTTTGGAATAGATACACGAATATTTTTGAAACCATACTTTTCCATCATTCTCTCAATTATTGGATACAAAACGGGATTACTGTCTTTTTCAATCCCCCTAATTTGAATAGTATCATTGCTTGCCATTGCTGAGAAGTAATCGACATTTGTATATATACATTCCTTTTGCGCAGCGAAAGTGAATTCGGATGCTTCATAAAATTGCACTCATTAATGGCACCGAGGAGAATTATAACGGCCTGTATGTGGTATTCCATTTCACGGTGAGTAATCCAACTGTGCTCAATTGGTTCAAACTCTGAATGAAGGGAAAGAATGGAAAAGATGGATCAAGCCGTTCAATTTCTATCTTTTAAAGTCCAGACCGAGAACGGTGTGCCGATCAAGCCGATATCGCCGTTCTCCAGAGACCCG from Methanoculleus chikugoensis encodes the following:
- a CDS encoding M48 family metallopeptidase, whose protein sequence is MASNDTIQIRGIEKDSNPVLYPIIERMMEKYGFKNIRVSIPKRGFNAFAISLFGSRIIITRKLLETLNQDELDAVIAHEFSHLYNRDSSTIMTVLMVFFIPMMYFWMQFSLNPTSLVYGLMTIVTLIAFIFGMRVINWIKLNLEIIADRDAVMHIGNAQGLENALFKMYNHIRTEDGRPNLIKAVLSGIEYIVVYFFGFTHPFLKERIEHLEFAHRIIQKADNNQNA
- a CDS encoding YczE/YyaS/YitT family protein yields the protein MTDTTLIKKYALLTAGLFFMGLGISLITKSYLGTSPISSIPYVLCLIFPISFGTFAFLLGVFFLLIEILILGKDFPKIQVLQIFVGVLLGASIDFGMHLLSFVDPAFYAARIVTLLAGCVVLALGVYLEISSKTFVYPGDAVVKVIADKIGKRFGPTKIVFDTTLCCTAGLISYFSIGTLEGLGEGTIISTLLVGYIITAISTIFVYFNVGKDANQGKN
- a CDS encoding Fic family protein, with the protein product MIGAVFNYNKWYLHWEELKRRDLPVDPLYVWILMKTFRERDMKYVSFDDLQLKYNLLDNFLEKLHFLDKSAAGSISSGLDSLPHERNQFIINSLMEEAIASSQIEGAAVTRTIAKKMLREKRKPATKDERMILNNYIAMKRITQIKDEELTPELILETHKTITRDTLEDPNDEGRFRDNNEIRVFDFRGNVLHTPPDFASIEGLIGELCAFANNDDGQFIHPVIKGIILHFLMGYIHPFNDGNGRTARSIFYWYMLRKDYWLFEYMAVSRAIKDTEGQYKLAYLYTESDENDLTYFIRYSLAAVKTAVDNIQKYIEKKQKESKQTVTILQKNEGLSLRQAEIVKSLIKHPDKPITIKEIVETYHVAYGTARNDLFRLEELGYLAKRKSGKEYIFIFRGLKE